The DNA region CGGCGCTGGGTATCACCAGCAAGACGGCCGACCGCCACATCCAGAACGCCTACGCCAAGATGGGCGTGTCAAGCCGTGCCGCCACCACCCTGTTCGCGATGCAGCACGGCATGGTGACATGGGGAGAACTCCCAATGGTTGACGGACGGGCCCAGTCGTAGCGTCGGAATAAGTCCATCAGGAGACGACAGATGCCGACCGCGACCGTCAACGGAACCACGCTCGACTACATCGAACAGGGCACCGGCGACCCAGTCGTCTTCGTCCACGGAGGTGCGGCGGACCAGCGTGTGTGGGACAAGCAGGTCGATGCCTTTGGAGCCACACATCGTGCAATCTTCGTGAGTTGCCGCGGGTCGTGGCCCAACGACAAGCCGCGCGAGGGCGAAGAGATCAGCCTCGACAACCACGTCGATGACCTCGCCGCATTCATCCGCCTGATCGACGATGGACCAGTGCACTTGGTCGGCCACTCCTCCCCGGGAGGATTCGGAGGCCTTCTGATCGCCCACCGCTACCCCCGGCTGCTGCGTTCGGTCGTGCTGTGTGAGCCCGCGGCATTCGCCGTACTCGGACTGACCTTCCCACCAGGGCCATCCCAGGTGTTCGGTCTCCTGCTGCGAGACCCGAGGACCGCGATCAACATGATGAAGTTCGGCGCGACGGTCATGCGTCCCGCCTTTAAGGCGATGGAACGCGGGGACGACGAGCTTGCGATCCGCACCTTCGGCAGCGGCAACGGCATGTCGGAGGAGGATCTCGACCGATTCGTGCCCATGATGCTGCACAACCTCCCCGCGATGAAGGCCCAGCTCGAAGCCGGCTTTCCACCCCTCACCGCTGACGACGTGCGCTCGATCCATGTCCCCACGCTGCTCGTCACCGGAACCGAATCCCCCCGCGTCCTGCACGCGATCGTGGGATGCCTCGAGAAGTGGCTCCAGGACGTTCAGCGCCTCGACATCGAGGGCGCCCACCACGGCATGTTCGACTCACACCCCGACGTGTTCAACCGGGGCGTCCTTGAATTCATCGCGTCGCGGAAGGCGTGAACGAACCACCAGGTTGCGGCCACGGACCACGGCACTCGACCACAGTGACCCGAAACGATCGAGGCTGTTCGCTACGCGCGGCACCGCTTCGCCTCTGACGCGCCCGAAACCACGGTTGCCGTGAGCGTCGCTGATCAGTTCCAACGTGCCCAGCGACGCCACCGAACGCGCTCGGCCCGGCTGCCGAGGACCCAGCCGACGACCAGACAGCGCGGGCAGGGTGAAAGCGATGATGTCGGCCCAGGTCGTGCGGCCTGCACTGACGGGTACGGAAAGTCAAAGTTCGTCAGGACGAACTTCACCAGGTCCCGGAGAGTGACCTCTCCACTGCCGTCCATGGCGGGAGGGCGGGCCTCGTAGTACGCCCCGTGCGTGAGCGGGACGTACAGCTCACGGATCTCCTCGCAGCAGCGCACGCAGTGGTTGGAGGGGATCGCGCCGACCATCGCCGACAGGATCGAGGTCTTCCCCGAGCCGGGAGGTCCGGACACCACCACGCTGGTGGTGGTCTGCATGCACGCCCACAGGAACCCTGCCGCGGCGGCGGTGAGCGAGCCGCGCTCGACCATGGACTGGATGGATTCCTTGCGCAGCGTGTGGCGACGGATCGTGGCGGACAGGTGGTCGGCGATCGGCGGGATCGCGGCGGTGAGACGCGCCTTGCCGTCGAGCACGCGAGCCTGGACGATCGGGCTCTTGGCGTCGAGGTGGCGTTGGGTCGCGGCGAGCAGGCGGTCGACGACCTGGCGGTTCTCCTGTTCGGTGGTGGGCACGGGCAAGCCCTGCAGCCGTCCGCTGTGGTCGATGTAGGTCGCGCGTGAACCTTCGAGGAATATCTCCTCGACGTCCGTGCGGGTGAACAGCTCCGACAGCGGCCCGAACTCCGTGATCGACCGCAGGATGCGGCCGGCCATGTCGCCGGGGTCGTGCAACGCCCGCCCGCCCCCGAGGTGCGCGCGGGTCTGGTACGACTCGACCGTCCGCGCGACCAGCCGGCGGATCCCGTCGCCGTCCGCCGGATCGAGCCGATCACGTTCGATCCGCGACAGGACGTCACGGCGGATGTCGTCGTAGGCGTTGGCGGTCATGGCGTCACCGCCCCCACCGTTGCGGCCACGTCGGTGGGCAACACATGGTCGACCAGGACGGTGACCGCCTTGGTCCAGGGGCCGACCGCAACCAGCGACCCGTTCCACGCGGCATCGTGCACGCGGCGGTCCTCAGGCAGGAACACGAGCGTCTGCGTGTCGACGGTGCGACAGATCTCTTCCTCGAGCTCACCGCACTTGAACCGGCCGGTGGGTGCGCGGTTTATTGCCACAGCCAGCGACGTCTTCGGCGCCACCGCCCGTACCTCGGCGATCCACTCGATCAGGCGTGCGATCCCGACAGGGGTTGGGGCCCCCACACCGACGAGCGCGTCGGCGACTCCCAGCAGTGCCCGGCTGACTCCGAAGCGCGGTGAGGCACCGAAGCCGGTCAGGTCCTCGATGGCGTGGCCGATGTTCACCACGACGGGGTCCCGGAAGCCGGCGAGTGCACGCATCACCTCGACGACCTCGTCTGCACGCAGTTCCGACCAGTCCCTGGGGTTGGCCAGCCCGCACAGCACCTCCAGCCCCGCGTCGCTTTCAGCTGTGAGCGCGTCGATGAGGCGGCCGACGCGCTGCTCGACCGCGTCCACGGCGGTGCGCAGGTTGGGGTGCAGGGGGAGTCCCAGGCGCTGCGCCACGCTGGGGGTCTGCTCGTCGGCGTCGACCACCACGGCCTTGCAGCCGCGGTCTCGCGCCGCCGCTCCCAGTGCGATGGCGACCTCGGTGATCCCCACGCCGCCCGCCGGACCGCCGACCACGGTGATGCGCCCGCGTGCGGGGCGGTTCGACACCGAAGGTTCAGGCGGCGGAGGCTGGCCAGGGTCCTCGGTCAGCTTCGCCAAGGCCTCGTCGAGTCGGACGGACGCCGCCAGGGCCTCGATGACGCGGAGGAACTCTTCCGGTGCGGCGGTGAGCTCGATCACCTCGTCGGCGCCGACTTCGGCTAGGCGCTCACGGCCCCACGGCTCGGCGGGGTCGTAGACCCCGAGCACGCGCCGGTCGCGGCGCCGCAACTCCGCCACGAGTCGGGGGGTGAGGAAGGAGGTCAGATCCTCGGCGACCATGACGAGGTAGTCGTCGTCGAGCGCTTCGCGCGCGTCGAGGACACGGGCGCGCACACGAGCACCGCCGTGGTCGGCGACGAACCGGTGCAGCCGCTCGGCCCAGTCGCGCGGTGAGACGACGATCGCGATCTCCGGCTCGCCCACCGCTATTCCTCCGGCGCGCCGTCGCTGGAGCCGCGCGGTCGCGACGTCG from Actinomycetota bacterium includes:
- a CDS encoding alpha/beta hydrolase, whose protein sequence is MPTATVNGTTLDYIEQGTGDPVVFVHGGAADQRVWDKQVDAFGATHRAIFVSCRGSWPNDKPREGEEISLDNHVDDLAAFIRLIDDGPVHLVGHSSPGGFGGLLIAHRYPRLLRSVVLCEPAAFAVLGLTFPPGPSQVFGLLLRDPRTAINMMKFGATVMRPAFKAMERGDDELAIRTFGSGNGMSEEDLDRFVPMMLHNLPAMKAQLEAGFPPLTADDVRSIHVPTLLVTGTESPRVLHAIVGCLEKWLQDVQRLDIEGAHHGMFDSHPDVFNRGVLEFIASRKA
- the tadA gene encoding Flp pilus assembly complex ATPase component TadA, with translation MTANAYDDIRRDVLSRIERDRLDPADGDGIRRLVARTVESYQTRAHLGGGRALHDPGDMAGRILRSITEFGPLSELFTRTDVEEIFLEGSRATYIDHSGRLQGLPVPTTEQENRQVVDRLLAATQRHLDAKSPIVQARVLDGKARLTAAIPPIADHLSATIRRHTLRKESIQSMVERGSLTAAAAGFLWACMQTTTSVVVSGPPGSGKTSILSAMVGAIPSNHCVRCCEEIRELYVPLTHGAYYEARPPAMDGSGEVTLRDLVKFVLTNFDFPYPSVQAARPGPTSSLSPCPRCLVVGWVLGSRAERVRWRRWARWN